CCTCGAGGCGGACGACCGCCAGCCGCTCCTCCTTCAGCTCGAGCAGCGCGAGCCAGGTGCCGTCTTTCGGATCGCGCATGTCCCCGCTGAAGTCCACCCCGGCGAAGAGCCGCGCCCCCGGGGTCGGCCCCGTCCACATCGGCGTCTGGTGCGCGTCGCTCTCGAGGTCGGTGGCCGAGGTCGGTTCACCGGCGCCCCTCTCCGTCTCGATGCCCCGGTCGGACTCCTCGACGAAGGTCTCGTCGGCGTGGCCGGCCTCGGCCGGCGCCTCGGTCTCGCCGGCCAAAGGCTTGAACCCGGCGACCACCGCGGCGTCGAGGACGCGCCGGAACAGGGAGACTTCCCGCGCGGGCCAGCCCGGGTCGCAGCAGAGGAACACCCGGCCGGGCGCCTCTCCCAAGTCGAGAGGAGGATCGAACCGGTGGGCGGTCTCGAGGTCCACCCAAACCGATCCCGCCCCTCGCGCGCGCCGCATGCCGATCACGCGGGAAATGCCCACAAACCGCTCGGAGCGCTTCGGGAAGGTCTGGCTCGCCGGGTGGTAGACGGCGATCAGGTCGCCGAGCCGCAACCTCGACCCCATCGACTCGAACGCGAGGATCTGGCAGGGCATCCCTTCGTGCCACAGGTTGGGGTACCGTGCCCTCGAGTCGTTCCACTCGAGGGCGCGGATCATCCACCGCGAACGGCGCCGGAAGTCTTCGTTCGGCATGGGTCCCCCTCGTCGTTCCGGACACTGGGTGCGTCGCCCTGAACCTTTAAGTGTACGCCACGAAAGGGCTTCGTGGTAGGGCGGGAGCGTCGATCGTCACGTTTTCCGTCAATCCGGGTCGCTCGCGATCGCCCGCCGGCTCTCCTCCGACAGGACGGCCTGCGCGGCGTAGAGCGAGTGGTCGATCCGGATCCGCACCACGACGCCGTCCTCCTTGAGGAGCCGGCGTCGCGTATCGTCGAGCACCCACTTCACGTACTGGACCGACGACACCTTGTCCTCGTCGATCTGTCCCCGGTCGAACCGTGCGAGCAACGGCGCCGCGGTGCCGATCTCCAGGAACACGTGGCGGTCGATCCCGACGAGCGCGGGAAGCATCGTGGCCCGCTCCTCCGGGGTCTCGTACTCGAACATCAGCGTCGCCGACAGCTCCCCCTCCGCGGGGACGATCGGGGAATACGCCTCGATCTCGTCCTGGAGCGCGCCGGGCCGGTGCCAGCTGTTCTCGGCCCGAAGCATCTCGTGGACCTGATACAGCATCGTGTCCCGGCACTCGAAGTGGAGCGTGCAGTGGTCGCCCACCGCGATACGGCGCCTGTCCTTCTGGACCATGATCCGCCGGCGCGTCTCCGGCCGGAGGCGCTCGTAATCCTCCTTCGACAGGACGTCCCTCGGCTTCAGGCTTTCCATCGGTGTCATTCCCTCCCCGATCCGGTCATTTCTCCGCCGCGGGCGCGGCCACTCGCGTCGCGAAGCCGTCCTCGCGATAGGCCCTGGCGAGGATCTCGACCGGGTGGAGGGCCTTCCTCCCGCACGCCTGCTCGAACTGGATCGCCGCCAGGGGGCAGTCCGTGGCCCACACCTCGGCCCCGGCCTCGCTCATGCCGTCGAATGCCTTCCGGCCGTTCTGGAGCGATTGGTCGAAGTGTTCCCGCTTCATCGCCCACGTGCCGTCGTGGCCGCAGCACTCGGCGACCGTCCTCGGCTCGACCCCCGGAATGCGCCGCATCAGGTCCCGCCCCCTGAAGCCGACGTTCTGCATGCGGAGATGGCAGGGGGCGTGGTACGCCACCGCGCCGGCGGGGGTGCTCCGGAAATCCTCCTTGAACCGGCCGGCCTGCCGCAGCTCGTTCAGGAACTCGCTCACGTCCCGGACCGCCTCGGCGACCTTGCGCGTCGCCTCGTCGCGCCGCCCGCCGTCCGCCCCTCTGAGAAGTTCCGGGTACTCCTGGCGCATCATCAGGCTGCACGTCGGGTTGATCACGGCGATCTTGGCTCCCCTCTCGACGTACGGCAGCAGCAGGTCGACGTTCCGCTTCGCCTGCTTCCGCGCGAACTCCACGTCGCCCCCGTCCAGGGCCGGCATCCCGCAGCAATTCACGTCCGGGCACGAAACCGAGCACTCGTTGTGGACGAGCACCTCGAAGGCCGCTTTGCCGACCGCGGGCCGGTTCCAGTTGACGAAACAGGTGGAGAACAGAACGACCGGGTGCTTCCCCTCCGCGCCTTGCTCGCCGCCCCCCGTCCTCCGACTGAGCCACGCCTGGAACGTCGGGCGCTCGAACCGAGGCAACAGCTTGTCCCGGTGGATGCCCGCCATCTTCTCCATCAGGATCCGGTTCGGCCGGAAACGGTTGGCCCAGTTCGCGAGGCCGGGGACCAGCGTTCCGAGGCGGCCCAACCGGTCCGGGTCGGCGAGCAGCCTCTCCCGCAGGGGGATCCCGCGCTCGCGCCGCCTCACCGCGTTGGCGCGGAGCATGAGCCGAGGGAAGTCCAGCTTGAACGCGTGCCCCTCCGCCTCCGTGTACGGGCAGTTCGTGTAACAGAGCTTGCACTGGAAGCACTGGTCCACGACCTCGAGCCGGGTCGCCTCCGGGACCGCGCGCACCCCGTCGTGCCGGTCCACGGCCTCGAACAGGGTGGGGAACGACTGGCAGAACTTGAAGCACATCCGGCAGCTGTGGCACAGCTCGAACGTGCGCTCGATCTCCTTCGTCAGGGCCTCGCGGTCCCAGTACTTCGCCTCGTTCGGGTTGTACGTCAGCCCGTCGGTCGGCGCGAACTTGATGTCCCCGATCGGAGCCTTCTTTTCGCTCACCGCTCACCTCCCGGCGGGACGTGCGGCATCCTCTCCCAGGGCCCTGTTTCGTCCGCGCCTGCTCTTCCTCTGCAGGCGCGGACGAAACGGAGCGAGCCGCCGCGGCGAATCGCGGACCGGAGAGCGTGCCCTGGGAGAGGATGCCGCACGTCCCGCCGGTCCGGACGGAGCGACTCGCTCAGATCGTGTCCAGCGCTTTCTGGAACTTCCCCGCGTGCGACCTCTCGGCTTTCGCCAGCGTCTCGAACCAGTCGGCGATCTCCGAGAACCCCTCCTGGCGCGCGGTCTTTGCCATGCCCGGGTACATGTCGGTGTACTCGTGCGTCTCGCCGGCGACCGCGGACTTCAACATCTCGGGAACCTCTCCGAACGGCATGCCCGTCGCGGGGTCGCCGACCTTTCGCAGATAGTCCAGGTGGCCGTGGGCGTGGCCGGTCTCCCCTTCCGCCGTGTCGCGGAAGAGGCCCGCGACCTCGGGAAAGCCCTCGATGTCGGCTTGCTTCGCGAAGTAGAGGTACCGCCGGTTCGCCTGCGACTCGCCGGCGAACGCGTACTTCAGGTTCTCCTGCGTCTTGGTGTCCTTGAGCTGCGCCATCGATTCGCCTCCTTCCCTAAGGATGTCGGACGCGGGCGGCGCGATTCCGCGGGCCGCGCCCTCGAGCCTCTATCGGAGCCTCCGGGGCGCACCTCGCCCGGGAGGCAGGACGGACAGATCACGTCGTACTCGAGCCGCACTCCGCCGACGCGCAGCCCCGGCGGCAAGAGCGCCGGCGGCGGCGGAAGAGCGAGCCGGCCGCGTTCCACGTCGAAGATCCGGCCGCAGCCGCGGCAGACGGCGTGGTCGTGCTCCCTTTCCATTCCGTCCACGCGGAGCAGACCGTCGCCGCTCCCGACCCTGCGGCAGAGACCGGTTCGGACGAACGCTTCCAGGGTTTCGTAGACCGTCGACACGGAGAGCGACGGGTGGAAAGGAAGGAGCGCCGCGTGGACCTGCTCGGCCGTCGGGTGCCTCCGCTCGGCCTCGAGGAGCCCGAGGACCGCGAGCCGGGGCGCGGTGACGCGGAGCCCGGCGCGACGCAGCCGCGCCTTGGGGCCCGTTCCCTCGGTCCCGCTCCGCGATCCCATGGCTCCTCTCCCCCTTCCCGTATTTCGGATTCATTCCGATCTTCGCACGTCGTCGCGGCCGAGTCAAACCGGGCCCGGGACGGCGTCGGTCAACCTCGCGACTTGACGGAACCTCCGCGCGCGCGGTTAGACTGTAGGGGCCGGTGCCCCGCACCCGTACCGTGGCGTGGCCCCGGCAGGGAGGTCTCCAGATGTCCACCGAAGCGAAGCCGGCGACGCCGGAGGAGGCGGGACGTCCGCCTCGCCGCGACCCGTTCACGTTGTTCCTGGTCGTGGCCTGCATCGCCCTCGCGGTGCTGGTGCTGTTCCTCGCCCGGCAGAACCGCCAGCTGAAGACGACCATGTCGTCGCTCGCGGAGACCCACCTGCCCGCCGACGCCCTGAAGACCGGCGATACCGTGGAGCCGTTCGTGCTCCTCGGCGTGGCGGGCCGGAAGGACCGGCTCGAGGTCGCGCCGGACGGGCCGACGACGCTCCTCCTGGTCTTCTCCACCCACTGCCCGGCCTGCGAGCGGGCTTTGCCGATCTGGAACGAGTTCCTCGCCGCGGGCCCGCCGGCCGGCGTTCGGACGCTCGGGATCGAGACCGATCGGCCAGGCAAGGGTCCGGAGGTCGGAGGAATCGTCCCCGCTTCCCTCCAATTCCCCTTGTTCAGCGTGGAACAGCCGAACCCGCCGCTCATGGCGAAGGTGCCGTACGTGCCGGCCACCGTGCTCCTCGACGGGCACGGCCGCGTCGTGCGGGTCTGGTTCGGCATCCCGACCAAGGAGCAGCTCGGCGAGCTGAAGGGCCTGGTGTCCGGCTAGCGGACGTCCCGCCGGGTCCGGACCGCCCCGATCCGGCCGGCGCGCCAGAGGGTCCGCTCAGGTCGCGGGCTCTTCGGTCGGCTCGGGAAGGGACGTGAGCCTCGCAAGTTTCCTCACGTCCCCCGTGATCTCGATCAGCCCGCACTCCCGGCACATCATCGCCCGCGTCATGACGGGGGACGTCTCGAGCGTCAGGAACTTCGCCCCCTCGGGGCGGAACGAGGTGCGCACGAACCCGTGCAGCGCTCCGGCCGCCATCGACTCGCTCCCGCATCGAAGGCACTTCGGTGTCGTCACGGTACCCCCAAGCAACCGCCGATCGGAATCCCGGGGCCCGCG
The sequence above is a segment of the Terriglobia bacterium genome. Coding sequences within it:
- a CDS encoding DUF429 domain-containing protein, whose translation is MPNEDFRRRSRWMIRALEWNDSRARYPNLWHEGMPCQILAFESMGSRLRLGDLIAVYHPASQTFPKRSERFVGISRVIGMRRARGAGSVWVDLETAHRFDPPLDLGEAPGRVFLCCDPGWPAREVSLFRRVLDAAVVAGFKPLAGETEAPAEAGHADETFVEESDRGIETERGAGEPTSATDLESDAHQTPMWTGPTPGARLFAGVDFSGDMRDPKDGTWLALLELKEERLAVVRLEATGRNGLEAQLRNPDAALLHAEAIGLDFPFGVPVPFAETLLGGPFPEEGWWALARKLERMSRPTYLIALQEFRDAHGELKRLTDESAGAFSPLHRVNPDLGPMTYQGIRMIAEERSRYALRPFESAKGRLLLEVFPGASLRRLGLEASGPGDRPHSIVDALSRAARLPVEIGQPFLRRCVARRDALDAVAAARCAALAVLSGETDRTPEDLAPGQGDRVRKEGWIYGLE
- a CDS encoding DUF3501 family protein, with product MESLKPRDVLSKEDYERLRPETRRRIMVQKDRRRIAVGDHCTLHFECRDTMLYQVHEMLRAENSWHRPGALQDEIEAYSPIVPAEGELSATLMFEYETPEERATMLPALVGIDRHVFLEIGTAAPLLARFDRGQIDEDKVSSVQYVKWVLDDTRRRLLKEDGVVVRIRIDHSLYAAQAVLSEESRRAIASDPD
- a CDS encoding rubrerythrin family protein, producing MAQLKDTKTQENLKYAFAGESQANRRYLYFAKQADIEGFPEVAGLFRDTAEGETGHAHGHLDYLRKVGDPATGMPFGEVPEMLKSAVAGETHEYTDMYPGMAKTARQEGFSEIADWFETLAKAERSHAGKFQKALDTI
- a CDS encoding transcriptional repressor produces the protein MGSRSGTEGTGPKARLRRAGLRVTAPRLAVLGLLEAERRHPTAEQVHAALLPFHPSLSVSTVYETLEAFVRTGLCRRVGSGDGLLRVDGMEREHDHAVCRGCGRIFDVERGRLALPPPPALLPPGLRVGGVRLEYDVICPSCLPGEVRPGGSDRGSRARPAESRRPRPTSLGKEANRWRSSRTPRRRRT